The genomic stretch ATTTCACTTCCGAGGGCGACGCGTTAAAAAGGATGGACATGATCAAACCGTTGAGGCACACGGTCTTGCCCGAACCGGTGGTGCCCGCGACCAAAAGATGGGGCATGTCACAGAGGTCCGCGATCAAAGGCTGGCCGGACGTGTCTTTTCCGACGGCGAGCATGAGTTTCGAGTCCGAAGAACGCGCCACGCTCTTGCCCAGGACGTCTTTCAGATAAACGGAAGCGGACAAACCGTTGGGCACCTCGACACCGACGCGGTTCTTGCCCGGGATGGGGGCCAGGATGCGCACCGCCGGGACGCTCAAGGCCAGGGCGATGTCGTCGGACAAACTGGAAATGCGCTGGATCTTCACCCCGGGCGCGGGCTGAAGTTCATAGCGCGTGATGACCGGCCCGCGCTCGATGTCCACCACCTTGACATTGACCCCGAAATCCGCCAGCGTTTCCTCCAGCATCTTGGCCCCGCCCATCAGGGCGCTTTGAATGACGCCGGCAGCCACCTGCGGCGGATCATTGAGAAGGTCTAAGGCCGGCAAATGATATTCCCCCACTGTTTTGGGCTTTTGCTCAAGGGCCCCGCCTGCGGCGGGGCTGGGCATTTCTTTCGGCTCAACGATACGGATCTTGGGAGGCGGTGCCGTGAAAGGCCCTGCCGGCTGCGCGGGTTTTACCGCGGGCAATGGCGCCCCGCCTATGGCGGGGGCTACCGATGGGGCAAATTTGACGACGGGCTTTAATGCAACAGACGAGACCGGTTTAATAAAAACACCTTTGAACGTGTTGAGGGCCGAACGGAAAAGCCACACAAAGAACGGCGACACCATGAATTCCCCGATGACGACCAGGGACAAAGCGCCGAACATCAAAAGGATGATCATCGCCCCCAGGGGGCTGAAATAATGCAATAAAAAATCGCTGAAGACAACGCCGACGATGCCACCACGGCTGAAACGCTCCGAGGGGACCGCGGCAAACCCCAAAGCCAGTAAGGAACTGGTGACGATAAAAAGGATGATCAAACTTAAGAATTTAGGGAAAGAAAAGTAGATCTCGCGGGAGGTGAATTTGTTCCAGCTCCAGAAGAGCCCGATGACCACCAAAAAATACGCGCTTGACCCTAAAACGAAAAAAAGAATGCCGGCGCTATAAGCACCGGCAATGCCGATCCAATTCTGTACGTGCAAACCCGGCCGTGAGGTATACCAGGAAAGGTCGCTGGGGGAGAAAGAAATAAGGGCTGCCAGGACGATCAAGCTCAAGGCCAAAATGATGATGCCCTTGATCTCGTTGACGTGTTCGTGTTTCATCCGTGCGTCTCCTTCAGGAGACCAGGTCCGCCTGCTTTTTACTCAAATTAAAGCGGCCCATCTCGTCTTTCTCAACGAGTTTGACTTTAAAACGGTCGCCGAGCTTCACGACCGAATTGACGTCTTTGACGAACGTGTTGGACAATTCGGAAACGTGCACCAGCCCCTCGCGCCCGGGGAAGAATTCGCAGAAAGCCCCGAAATTCATGATGCGCTTGACCGTGGCCTCATAGATGGCCCCGATCTCCGGTTCCTGGGTGATGCCCTTGATCATGCCCACGGCCTTCTCCAGGGCCGCGGTGTCCGGCGAGGCGATGATGACCTTGCCGTCTTCTTCAATATCAATGGACGTGACACCGCTTTCCTCGATCATCCTGCGGATATTCTTGCCGCCCGGCCCGATGATCTCGCCGATCTTGTCCTGCGGGATCTGGACCGTCACGATGCGCGGCGCGTACGGCGACATTTCAGCGCGCGGCTTAGGAAGCACCGCCTGCATCTTGTCCAAAATGGCCATGCGGGCCTCTTGCGCCTGTGCCACGGCTTGCTCAACTAAGCCCATGGATAATTCCTTG from Candidatus Omnitrophota bacterium encodes the following:
- a CDS encoding DNA translocase FtsK, which gives rise to MKHEHVNEIKGIIILALSLIVLAALISFSPSDLSWYTSRPGLHVQNWIGIAGAYSAGILFFVLGSSAYFLVVIGLFWSWNKFTSREIYFSFPKFLSLIILFIVTSSLLALGFAAVPSERFSRGGIVGVVFSDFLLHYFSPLGAMIILLMFGALSLVVIGEFMVSPFFVWLFRSALNTFKGVFIKPVSSVALKPVVKFAPSVAPAIGGAPLPAVKPAQPAGPFTAPPPKIRIVEPKEMPSPAAGGALEQKPKTVGEYHLPALDLLNDPPQVAAGVIQSALMGGAKMLEETLADFGVNVKVVDIERGPVITRYELQPAPGVKIQRISSLSDDIALALSVPAVRILAPIPGKNRVGVEVPNGLSASVYLKDVLGKSVARSSDSKLMLAVGKDTSGQPLIADLCDMPHLLVAGTTGSGKTVCLNGLIMSILFNASPSEVKFIMVDPKMVELAPYNDLPHLICPVVTDVKKVTSALNWVVGEMEQRYKLLAKEQVRNIKGYQAKGHQMPYIVIVVDELADLMQVSARSIEGAIARLSQLARAVGIHLILATQRPSVDVVTGIIKANFPARISFKVASKVDSRTVLDGNGAQDLLGKGDLLFMKPGDGKPTRGQCCFVSDEEISRVIAFIKGQGNPEYNENVLKTVSSSGGAGLENDDAMYDEAVRVVIETNQASVSILQRRLRLGYSRAARLIDIMEQKGIVGTYAGSKARDILVDREKWLLDNMGNIPSDAGTNAAENA